In Ostrinia nubilalis chromosome 12, ilOstNubi1.1, whole genome shotgun sequence, one DNA window encodes the following:
- the LOC135076666 gene encoding cadherin-99C, giving the protein MARWSALVQHGQTIWFLFCILHTVWATPGPCEVETGQSSIIVDIEESRGNQVNQSTVPAELPIVGEPDVDVVLSTVFPKGPTLFQLDGKRLQLLQPLDRDADNLSHMVFQLVCQVKATKKRRTIPVIVRVSDINDNAPVFQGLPYETSISELVPIGTTIFDGIRALDIDAGVNGLSEYFIIPGDNKTLETTNAADGYGYFAIPIPHQGQVTVNRTLDYERTQQYLVTIVASDRARDTKRRLSSTTTLTVNIQDDDDQDPSFIYKGCTLHEGACFNPEYSSYVNSGVLAGILTIEPEKIQAVDMDTLDAKIRYTIESGEPDSWATYFSIDPNSGAVRQLMPVDTSIAKKFQLVIKAEEVTEAKRFTTAKLTITVRPVDASPPVVEASSDEGQVEENSPKGTRVLDASGMPIKMSVSDPDLGPGDPVPIYTFELTTNFFDIDKDGFLVVAEENLDRDQPNNGKFRFQVVAREANGGAASAPLSLAVQLLDVNDNAPVIPKTQPIIVPASLEPTAVHKVEAYDIDEGENARISYSIYHVSNNGGNKFTIDPNTGVISSTGRLQAGEQYSVTIRATDAKGLSSQGIVELSVAPGPNTRPPQFSSRDYYAPVSEGAAINSTVTTVTAKDPENEPVTYSIVSGNDLRQFAIGATTGIIMVIRSLDREVLTRYQLMVKAEDPGKLASTATVNIKVTDINDNNPKFDEDSYLFHVKEGVSGEFVGYVHATDIDEGVNALVSYSIPPHLPFSIDNATGLISTNTKLDYEQTKDYAFVVTATDGAIDKRFGTASVTVQVEDIPDEVPVFPQSLYSVHVPENAANYPVVKVHAEDPDTTPEITYTIVMGDTDLFSIERKSGMIRTLRPLDREMMARHEIIVGTEENSSEEPRATTTVEVLVDDKNDNAPIFTSVVRPITIEDSSPIGSLVQTVTAVDADATAPNNRVRYKLVGRGKASKYFHVEPDTGAVRVRDDLRKEADSEYTVDVQGFDQGEPVMSSVTSLTVYVSHSATVPPDVGLGFADTLYTEHVAENSPNGTLVRVLPLLNKREHSPDIPLKCRLTESSQSGIFYVKLTEDRDCAIYLNTSSLDYETLSEYSLEVQLESIQGLINPETSKAVVKVHVTDVNDNAPAFVFKEQSTIAGAVGKYFAIVTKDMLLDTNVLQVKAKDKDSGDYGKIEYHKHSWPKAAEEYFALDADTGVISNVKTFDSVPSDVLPFKFSVTARDNPSSPQDYNIARVSVVVNLLQKENQLVVEVSNVNTESMGRRARSVLAAIEKESGLVAGLEKLTYRHYLGVNGTLESDTKGTDMWLYLVDPSTGRILTRESASAKKAVESGVHKAVAASLQSPVSQVRAPLVPAEQPRRPTHVAAAPLATALPAALIALAALVLVAATAATIYICASWNRRPTQKVIALLATALPAALIALAALVLVAATAATIYICASWNRYKKHKEQAIQQYGTLSMSMPPPRPPSGYESSEDEPAPRYETQVLNMAVDDADLQLDFSPNNHAFNIHSVQYLSKDNGERSPTLSETATTARASSVNENGGTLNNSHFDTLANNSTIARNTQTLNRRVPNNHALNNALGTLPRVNNNNVGGGLLAATLGRKINGGNNHKKKASQPIMAYDEIPGLQRASENDNVTFGKRNFTGFSYDQSPVETTTEL; this is encoded by the exons CTGGTACCGATCGGCACAACGATATTCGACGGCATTCGAGCGCTCGACATCGATGCAGGAGTCAACGGTCTCTCAGAGTACTTCATCATACCAGGAGACAACAAAACCCTGGAGACCACGAACGCAGCGGACGGCTACGGGTACTTCGCGATACCGATACCCCATCAGGGACAAGTGACAGTCAACAGGACCTTGGATTACGAACGCACGCAGCAGTATCTAGTCACTATTGTTGCTTCT GATCGTGCGCGCGATACCAAGAGAAGACTGTCAAGTACCACGACGTTAACTGTCAATATACAAGATGATGATGACCAGGATCCTTCGTTCATTTACAAGGGATGCACGCTGCACGAGGGAGCTTGCTTCAACCCAGAATATTCAAGTTAT GTAAACAGCGGCGTCCTAGCCGGCATTCTCACCATCGAACCTGAGAAGATCCAAGCTGTCGACATGGATACCTTAGACGCCAAGATTCGTTACACCATCGAGAGTGGAGAACCAGACTCCTGGGCCACATACTTCTCTATAGATCCCAATAGTGGGGCCGTGAGGCAGCTGATGCCTGTTGATACTAGCATTGCGAAGAAGTTCCAGCTTGTTATAAAG GCTGAAGAAGTGACAGAAGCCAAGCGATTCACCACAGCCAAGCTGACCATAACAGTGCGGCCAGTCGACGCTAGTCCACCAGTAGTAGAAGCATCGTCAGATGAAGGGCAGGTTGAAGAGAACTCGCCTAAAGGCACTAGGGTGCTGGATGCGAGTGGAATGCCGATCAAGATGAGCGTTTCTGATCCTGATTTG GGTCCCGGTGATCCCGTACCAATCTACACGTTCGAGTTGACGACGAACTTCTTCGACATCGACAAAGATGGCTTCTTAGTAGTCGCTGAAGAGAACCTCGACCGCGACCAGCCTAACAACGGCAAATTCAGATTTCAG GTTGTCGCAAGAGAAGCGAACGGAGGCGCTGCGTCCGCTCCGCTTTCTTTGGCGGTACAGTTGCTGGATGTAAACGACAACGCGCCTGTTATACCCAAGACGCAACCGATCATAGTGCCGGCGAGCTTAGAACCTACTGCAGTACATAAG GTGGAAGCATATGACATCGACGAGGGTGAGAACGCACGTATATCGTACAGCATCTATCACGTGTCTAACAATGGAGGAAACAAGTTCACTATTGACCCTAACACTGGTGTTATAT CGAGCACCGGTCGCCTACAAGCGGGCGAGCAATACAGCGTCACGATTAGGGCTACCGACGCCAAAGGCCTGAGCTCCCAAGGCATCGTAGAGCTGTCTGTAGCCCCCGGGCCTAATACAAGGCCGCCGCAGTTCTCTTCGAGGGACTACTACGCTCCCGTGTCCGAAGGCGCTGCGATTAATTCTACGGTTACCACTGTTACT gcCAAAGACCCAGAAAACGAGCCAGTCACGTATTCGATAGTGTCCGGCAACGACCTCCGTCAGTTTGCGATCGGCGCTACCACCGGCATCATCATGGTCATCAGAAGCCTGGACAGAGAAGTTCTGACGCGGTATCAGTTG ATGGTGAAAGCAGAAGATCCCGGCAAATTAGCGAGCACAGCAACTGTGAATATCAAAGTCACTGACATCAACGACAACAATCCCAAGTTCGACGAGGATTCCTACCTATTCCATGTAAAAGAAG GCGTGTCAGGCGAATTCGTCGGCTACGTTCACGCCACAGATATAGATGAAGGAGTCAACGCTTTAGTCAGCTACAGCATTCCACCTCATCTTCCGTTCAGTATCGATAATGCCACTGGATTGATCAGTACCAACACTAAATTGGACTATGAGCAGACTAAG GATTACGCGTTCGTAGTAACAGCCACCGACGGGGCCATTGACAAAAGGTTCGGGACCGCATCTGTCACTGTTCAAGTTGAAGATATTCCGGACGAAGTGCCTGTGTTCCCGCAATCTTTGTACTCGGTTCACGTTCCCGAAAATGCGGCCAACTATCCTGTGGTTAAAGTTCAC GCGGAAGACCCTGACACCACTCCCGAGATAACCTACACGATAGTGATGGGCGATACAGACTTATTCTCCATCGAGCGCAAGTCAGGCATGATCCGGACGCTGCGGCCTTTAGACCGGGAGATGATGGCGCGACACGAGATTATAGTCGGCACTGAAGAGAATAGCAGCGAGGAACCCAGGGCTACTACTACTGTGGAAGTGTTGGTCGAT GACAAAAACGACAACGCGCCAATCTTCACATCGGTCGTCCGTCCGATCACGATCGAAGACTCCTCTCCCATTGGCAGCCTAGTTCAAACCGTCACCGCAGTGGACGCCGACGCGACCGCTCCTAACAACCGCGTGCGATACAAGTTGGTTGGCCGCGGGAAGGCGTCTAAATACTTCCACGTGGAGCCCGATACGGGGGCGGTGCGGGTCCGAGACGATCTGCGGAAGGAAGCCGATAGCGAATACACT GTCGACGTGCAAGGGTTCGACCAAGGCGAGCCCGTGATGTCTTCAGTCACCAGCCTGACTGTGTACGTCAGTCACTCCGCCACCGTTCCTCCAGAT GTGGGCCTCGGGTTCGCTGACACGCTGTACACTGAACACGTCGCTGAGAACTCGCCCAACGGGACGCTGGTACGAGTGCTGCCTTTGCTGAACAAGAGGGAACATTCGCCGGACATACCTTTGAAGTGCCGCCTTACGGAGTCGTCGCAATCAG GAATATTCTACGTCAAGCTAACCGAAGACCGAGACTGCGCGATCTACCTCAACACAAGCTCACTGGACTACGAGACCCTCTCCGAATACTCCTTAGAAGTCCAACTGGAGTCCATCCAGGGTCTCATAAACCCGGAGACCAGTAAAGCAGTTGTAAAGGTCCACGTGACCGATGTCAATGATAACGCGCCCGCGTTCGTGTTCAAAGAACAGAGCACGATAGCTGGTGCTGTGGGGAAATACTTCGCGATTGTTACTAAAGATATGCTGCTGGATACGAATGTGCTGCAAGTCAAG GCTAAAGACAAAGACAGCGGCGACTACGGCAAGATAGAATACCACAAGCACTCCTGGCCCAAAGCAGCGGAGGAATACTTTGCACTGGATGCTGACACAGGAGTCATAAGCAACGTCAAGACGTTTGACAGCGTGCCCAGTGACGTGCTGCCTTTCAAGTTCAGCGTGACAGCGAGAGACAACCCTAGTTCGCCACAGGATTATAATATTGCTAGAGTTTCTGTTGTT gtaaatcTCCTCCAAAAAGAAAACCAACTTGTGGTAGAAGTTTCCAATGTCAACACTGAATCTATGGGCCGCCGAGCGCGTAGCGTCCTCGCAGCCATAGAGAAAGAGAGCGGGCTTGTCGCTGGTCTAGAGAAATTAACTTATAGACATTACCTGGGAGTAAATGGCACGTTAGAGAGTGATACTAAAGGAACGGATATGTGGCTATATCTGGTCGATCCTTCTACAGGGAGGATATTGACCAGAGAGTCAGCTTCTGCGAAGAA GGCCGTCGAAAGCGGCGTCCACAAAGCTGTAGCAGCCAGTCTACAATCGCCAGTTAGTCAAGTGCGAGCGCCGTTAGTGCCCGCAGAGCAGCCCAGAAGGCCGACGCATGTGGCCGCGGCACCTTTAGCTACGGCCTTACCGGCTGCCTTGATAGCATTGGCGGCTTTGGTTCTAGTAGCAGCAACTGCAGCCACGATATACATCTGTGCTTCTTGGAACAG AAGGCCGACTCAGAAAGTCATAGCCCTTTTAGCTACGGCCTTACCGGCTGCCTTGATAGCATTGGCGGCTTTGGTGCTGGTAGCGGCAACTGCTGCTACGATATACATCTGTGCTTCTTGGAACAG GTACAAGAAACACAAAGAGCAAGCGATCCAGCAGTACGGGACTCTTAGTATGAGCATGCCGCCTCCCAGACCGCCGTCGGGATACGAGTCAAGTGAAGACGAGCCCGCGCCGAGATACGAGACTCAg GTTCTCAACATGGCGGTGGACGATGCAGACTTGCAACTGGACTTCAGTCCAAACAACCACGCGTTCAACATCCACAGTGTGCAATATTTATCCAAAGACAATG GAGAACGCAGCCCAACTCTCTCCGAAACAGCCACCACCGCAAGAGCGTCAAGCGTCAACGAGAACGGTGGTACGCTCAACAACAGTCACTTCGACACTTTGGCGAACAACTCAACCATCGCTCGCAACACTCAGACCCTCAACCGACGAGTGCCTAACAACCACGCATTGAACAACGCTCTAGGAACGTTACCGAGAGTCAACAACAATAATGTTGGTGGGGGATTACTAGCAGCGACGCTTGGGAGGAAGATAAACGGTGGGAACAACCATAAGAAGAAAGCCTCGCAGCCGATCATGGCTTATGATGAAATTCCGGGGCTGCAAAG GGCATCAGAGAACGACAACGTCACGTTTGGCAAAAGAAACTTCACGGGTTTCTCGTACGACCAATCACCGGTGGAGACCACGACGGAGCTATAG